The Polyangium mundeleinium genome contains the following window.
CGCCCTGTGAGCCGCGGTTCAGGGGTATTCGACGCGCCGTGATGGGGCGTCGGTTGCCTTGACGCAACCCATGAATCGGCCGAGCATCCGTGCCCATGCGCACGCGTCCTCTACGATCCCTTCTTTTCAGCCTGTTTTTTCTCAACGCTTGCAGCGGCCCCTCCCCGGTCGTCCAGACGGGCGACACCCCTCCCGCGCCTCCCCTCGCGGGCCCCGCGACGTCCACGACCACGACGCCTCCCCCCACGGCGACGCCCAAGGACGAGCTCGCGGTCGTCAAGGTCGACGCCGATACCCCCATGACCACGCCCTCCGGCGCCACGTACATCGCCCCGAAGGGCTGGACCGTGACGACGAAACACGGCGTCGTCGTGCTCGCGGATCCGAACCGCGAGGTCTCCCTCACGTTCGTCGAACGCAAAGAGCAAGATGGCGCTGCGGCCATTGCTGCGGCATGGAAACAAGTCCAACCCGACTTCGCGCGCGCCGTGTGGCTGATGACGCCCCAGCCGGGTCGCAATGGGTGGGATGCCGTCGTCGACGTCAACTACGTGACCACCCTGGCGGAAGCCCGCCACGTCTCTGCCCGCGCCGCCCGCAAGGGGGACACCTGGTTCGTCCTGTTGTCGGACGGAACCGAGGACGGATGGAGCCGGCGGAGGCCGCAAGCCAATATCGCGCGGCAGAGCTTCCGGGCCCAGGGCGTCGTCGAGGAGTCCTTCAAGGACAAGCCCGCGCATACGCTCGACGCGGCGCGGCTCCAGAAGATCGACGCGTTCCTCGAGGAGAGCCGCCTCGCCTTGAAGATTCCTGGGCTCGCGGTCGCGATCGTCCAGAATGGCAAGGTCGTCCTGGAAAAAGGGTACGGCGTGAAGGAGCTCGGCAAGAAGGCTCCGGTCACGCCCGATACGATGTTCCGTATTGCATCGATGACGAAGCCCCTCACCTCGCTCATGATCGCCGGGCTCGTCGACGAGGGGAAATTCACCTGGGATACCCGTGTCACCGAGCTCCTGCCGACGTTCGCGCTCGGCGACGCGGAGCTCACGAAGCGGCTCAGCGTGCGGAACATCCTCTGCGCGTGCACGGGCATCCCGTACGACAACGTGGGGACCGTCTTCGAGTATGCAAACGTCTCGCCCGAGAAGATGCTCGATCGCATGAAGCTCCTGAAGCCGACGACGGGGTTTGGCGAGACGTTTCAATACTCGAACGCCATGATCGCGGCCGCCGGGTATGTCGCGGCGCACGCCGCGGAGCCGAAGAAGCCGCTCGCCGAGGCGTACGAAAAGACGATGAAGGCCAAGGTCTTCGGTCCCCTCGGAATGAAGAACACGACGTTCGACGCGAAGGTCGTGGCGCGCGGAGATCATGCATCGCCGCACAATCGCAATGCGAAGGCCGAGATGGAGCTCGCGCCCTCGGATACGGCGGCGTGGATCACCCCGCTGAACCCCGGGGGCGGCGCCTGGTCCACAGTGCGTGATCTTTCCAAGGTCCTCTTGATGGAGCTCGCCAAGGGCAAGACACCGGACGGAAAGCAGGTCGTCTCGGAGCCGAACCTCCTGGCGCGCCGCGAGCCGCAATCACGCGAGGGTGAAAACTCGAGTTATGGGCTCGCCCTCGCCGCCGTGACCTCCTACGGCGTGCGCTTTTACGGGCACGGCGGCGGGCTCGCCGGGTACTCGTCGAATATGTTCTTCTTGCCCGATCACGG
Protein-coding sequences here:
- a CDS encoding serine hydrolase, which produces MRTRPLRSLLFSLFFLNACSGPSPVVQTGDTPPAPPLAGPATSTTTTPPPTATPKDELAVVKVDADTPMTTPSGATYIAPKGWTVTTKHGVVVLADPNREVSLTFVERKEQDGAAAIAAAWKQVQPDFARAVWLMTPQPGRNGWDAVVDVNYVTTLAEARHVSARAARKGDTWFVLLSDGTEDGWSRRRPQANIARQSFRAQGVVEESFKDKPAHTLDAARLQKIDAFLEESRLALKIPGLAVAIVQNGKVVLEKGYGVKELGKKAPVTPDTMFRIASMTKPLTSLMIAGLVDEGKFTWDTRVTELLPTFALGDAELTKRLSVRNILCACTGIPYDNVGTVFEYANVSPEKMLDRMKLLKPTTGFGETFQYSNAMIAAAGYVAAHAAEPKKPLAEAYEKTMKAKVFGPLGMKNTTFDAKVVARGDHASPHNRNAKAEMELAPSDTAAWITPLNPGGGAWSTVRDLSKVLLMELAKGKTPDGKQVVSEPNLLARREPQSREGENSSYGLALAAVTSYGVRFYGHGGGLAGYSSNMFFLPDHGIGAVILANIGAPDPLVYVQFRRKLLELLFDGRDEAVEDLAVARKVDDADLSKEAAKVDFAPGRAYIERFVGTYEHPMYGKITIRLDGDRGVLDAGEWTSSLGKKKEEDGTEKLVATTPPWVFWPEFLPKEVNGKMALELPDTQRKVLFERVSSPAPRLTAEPNRR